AAAAGAAGCGATATCGATATACTTGTCGCCTTCAGCCGCGACATCGATCTCTTCGATTTTCTTGACCTTCGCGAGCACCTCGAAGACAGGCTGCAGTCGAAGGTTGACCTTGTGATGGAGTCGGCCTTGAAGCCAACCATCGGCAAGCGCATCCTGGCCGAGGTCGAATATGTATAAAGGAAGAGGGACCTGTCCGACTACCTTGGCGATATCACAACAGCCATAGCGGACGCGATAGAATTCACGAGCGGCATGGATTACGAGACGTTTGCGGCAGACCGAAAGACCGTGAACGCGGTGATCAGGAGCCCGGAGGTTGTCGGCGAAGCCACAAAACGTATACCCATGTCCTTCTGCCACAGGCATCCTGATATCCCATGGAGCAAAATGGCCGGCATGCGTGATATTCTCATCCATGATTACATGGGTGTGGATATCAAGACCGTGTGGAAGGTTGTGCGGGACCGTCTACCGGAATTGAAGTCTCTTCTGGAAGAATTACGGTCATCGTCGACGTCTTGATCACCAGACAACAAGGTTGACGGAGCAGAAGAGCGGAGACATTCTGAGAATAAGGTTCTTAGACC
The sequence above is a segment of the Syntrophorhabdus sp. genome. Coding sequences within it:
- a CDS encoding nucleotidyltransferase; the protein is KRSDIDILVAFSRDIDLFDFLDLREHLEDRLQSKVDLVMESALKPTIGKRILAEVEYV
- a CDS encoding DUF86 domain-containing protein, giving the protein MDYETFAADRKTVNAVIRSPEVVGEATKRIPMSFCHRHPDIPWSKMAGMRDILIHDYMGVDIKTVWKVVRDRLPELKSLLEELRSSSTS